One stretch of Cygnus olor isolate bCygOlo1 chromosome 1, bCygOlo1.pri.v2, whole genome shotgun sequence DNA includes these proteins:
- the TEX30 gene encoding testis-expressed protein 30 isoform X4, which translates to MNFPHLVSLATYLASYGILCLRFTCKGLNIAYRTKAYKAVVEYLKLSGDYKLSGVFLAGRSMGSRAAVSVIRQLSQDDDDDGFIQGLVCLSYPLHRPKLQSKLRDEDLLFIRCPVLFVSGSADEMCEKQLLEGVASKMKAPKKIHWIDKANHGMAVKGRGEDDVMEEINTQVFSWLRENIELEHK; encoded by the exons ATGAATTTCCCTCACTTAGTTTCTTTGGCAACCTATCTTGCATCCTATGGAATTCTGTGCCTGCGGTTTACTTGTAAAGGCCTTAACATTGCTTATAGGACTAAAGCTTACAAAGCAGTTGTG gAATACTTAAAGCTTTCTGGTGATTATAAACTTTCAGGTGTCTTCCTTGCAG GCCGTTCCATGGGCTCACGAGCTGCTGTCTCAGTGATACGTCAGCTCAGccaagatgatgatgatgatggctTCATTCAAGGTCTAGTGTGTTTATCTTACCCGCTGCATCGACCGAAACTGCAGTCCAAGCTCCGGGAtgaagatttattatttatcagGTGTCCGGTGCTGTTTGTCTCGGGATCAGCAGATGAGATGTGTGAAAAA CAATTGTTAGAAGGTGTggcaagcaaaatgaaagccCCTAAAAAAATCCATTGGATTGATAAAGCAAACCATGGGATGGCTGTTAAAGGACGAGGAGAAGATGATGTCATGgaagaaataaacacacaaGTTTTTTCCTGGCTTAGAGAGAACATCGAACTGGAGCACAAATGA
- the POGLUT2 gene encoding protein O-glucosyltransferase 2 isoform X3, whose translation MTFTSSPGENTFQVKITAPDEQFTRVGVQVLDRKDGSFIVRYRMYASYKSLKIEVKTRDKHVAKSPYILKGPVYHENCDCPQEERSAWLEEMNCPQVIPQIQRDLANFPIVDPDKIAKEIPQRFGQRQSLCHYTIKDNEVYIKTYGEHVGFRIFMDAILLSLTRKVKMPDVEFFVNLGDWPLEKKKPPQNLHPIFSWCGSSESKDIVMPTYDLTDSVLETMGRVSLDMMSVQANTGPSWEDKNTTAFWRGRDSRKERLELVKLSRKYPEIIDAAFTNFFFFKHDESLYGPIVKHISFFDFFKYKYQINIDGTVAAYRLPYLLAGNSVVLKQDSIYYEHFYNELQPWKHYIPFKSDLSDLLEKLQWAKEHDEEAKNIAKSGQEFARNNLMGDHIFCYYFKLFQEYASLQVSEPKIRDGMEKVQQPDDDLFPCTCHRKKTKDEL comes from the exons ATGAC GTTCACTTCATCACCGGGTGAAAACACATTCCAGGTGAAGATCACTGCTCCTGATGAACAGTTCACTCGGGTTGGTGTGCAAGTATTGGACAGGAAAGATGGTTCCTTCATTGTGAGATACAGGATGTATGCAAGCTACAAAAGTCTGAAGATAGAAGTCAAAACCAGAGATAAACATGTTGCAAAGTctccatatattttaaaag GACCGGTTTACCATGAAAACTGTGACTGCCCTCAGGAGGAGAGGAGCGCATGGCTGGAAGAGATGAACTGCCCTCAGGTCATTCCACAGATTCAAAGAGACCTAGCAAATTTTCCCATTGTTGATCCAGATAAGATTGCAAAAGAAATCCCACAGAGGTTTGGACAAAGACAGAGTTTGTGTCATTACACCATCAAAGATAACGAG GTTTATATAAAGACGTATGGGGAACACGTTGGCTTCAGAATTTTCATGGACGCTATACTTCTTTCTTTGACAAGAAAA GTGAAAATGCCAGATGTAGAATTCTTTGTTAACTTGGGGGACTGgcctctggaaaaaaagaaacctccaCAGAACCTGCACCCTATCTTCTCATGGTGTGGGTCCAGTGAGTCAAAAGACATCGTCATGCCAACATATGACTTAACAGACTCGGTTCTGGAGACTATGGGACG ggTTAGTCTGGATATGATGTCAGTTCAAGCAAATACTGGCCCATCATGGGAAGACAAGAATACCACGGCGTTCTGGAGAGGACGTGACAGCCGCAAAGAGAGGCTTGAACTTGTAAAGCTCAGTAGAAAATATCCAGAGATCATAGATGCTGctttcacaaacttttttttttttaaacatgatgaAAGCCTCTATGGCCCCATTGTTaagcacatttcattttttgatttttttaag tatAAATATCAAATTAACATTGATGGCACAGTGGCAGCATATAGATTGCCTTATCTACTAGCAGGAAACAGCGTCGTGCTAAAGCAAGACTCCATCTACTATGAGCATTTTTATAATGAGCTGCAGCCGTGGAAACACTATATTCCATTTAAAAGTGACCTGAGCGATCTACTAGAAAAACTACAGTGGGCCAAAGAGCACGATGAAGAG gccaaaaatattgcaaaatctGGACAAGAATTTGCAAGAAACAATCTCATGGGAGATCACATTTTTTGTTACTACTTCAAACTTTTCCAG gaatATGCCAGTTTGCAAGTGAGCGAGCCAAAAATCAGAGATGGCATGGAGAAAGTGCAGCAGCCTGATGATGACCTCTTTCCGTGTACTTGCCACAGAAAAAAG ACCAAAGATGAACtttga
- the TEX30 gene encoding testis-expressed protein 30 isoform X3: MSGHAEVRVKIPFGNKYLDAIFSVPKKKLRYGVILTHGAGGDMNFPHLVSLATYLASYGILCLRFTCKGLNIAYRTKAYKAVVEYLKLSGDYKLSGVFLAGRSMGSRAAVSVIRQLSQDDDDDGFIQGLVCLSYPLHRPKLQSKLRDEDLLFIRCPVLFVSGSADEMCEKQLLEGVASKMKAPKKIHWIDKANHGMAVKGRGEDDVMEEINTQVFSWLRENIELEHK; encoded by the exons GTTCGAGTGAAAATACCTTTTGGGAACAAATACCTTGACGCCATCTTTTCTGTTCCAAAGAAGAAGTTAAGATACGGAGTGATTCTTACCCATGGAGCCGGAGGAGATATGAATTTCCCTCACTTAGTTTCTTTGGCAACCTATCTTGCATCCTATGGAATTCTGTGCCTGCGGTTTACTTGTAAAGGCCTTAACATTGCTTATAGGACTAAAGCTTACAAAGCAGTTGTG gAATACTTAAAGCTTTCTGGTGATTATAAACTTTCAGGTGTCTTCCTTGCAG GCCGTTCCATGGGCTCACGAGCTGCTGTCTCAGTGATACGTCAGCTCAGccaagatgatgatgatgatggctTCATTCAAGGTCTAGTGTGTTTATCTTACCCGCTGCATCGACCGAAACTGCAGTCCAAGCTCCGGGAtgaagatttattatttatcagGTGTCCGGTGCTGTTTGTCTCGGGATCAGCAGATGAGATGTGTGAAAAA CAATTGTTAGAAGGTGTggcaagcaaaatgaaagccCCTAAAAAAATCCATTGGATTGATAAAGCAAACCATGGGATGGCTGTTAAAGGACGAGGAGAAGATGATGTCATGgaagaaataaacacacaaGTTTTTTCCTGGCTTAGAGAGAACATCGAACTGGAGCACAAATGA
- the POGLUT2 gene encoding protein O-glucosyltransferase 2 isoform X1, whose amino-acid sequence MDQAGFAELLSTEVVSGAEGLWANGRQRPWLRGLHLPAALRPREVRHRPPLGQPPVPAPLRSPRSLRGWRGEGPRKVSAALSRSRLSRRRLAGRSLRRLPGGVPPRGEAPSMRSLWLLGFALGVAAAGGAAGGGGRVSAERSAVWGPGLRAAAVLPARYFYVQALDAQGRRFTSSPGENTFQVKITAPDEQFTRVGVQVLDRKDGSFIVRYRMYASYKSLKIEVKTRDKHVAKSPYILKGPVYHENCDCPQEERSAWLEEMNCPQVIPQIQRDLANFPIVDPDKIAKEIPQRFGQRQSLCHYTIKDNEVYIKTYGEHVGFRIFMDAILLSLTRKVKMPDVEFFVNLGDWPLEKKKPPQNLHPIFSWCGSSESKDIVMPTYDLTDSVLETMGRVSLDMMSVQANTGPSWEDKNTTAFWRGRDSRKERLELVKLSRKYPEIIDAAFTNFFFFKHDESLYGPIVKHISFFDFFKYKYQINIDGTVAAYRLPYLLAGNSVVLKQDSIYYEHFYNELQPWKHYIPFKSDLSDLLEKLQWAKEHDEEAKNIAKSGQEFARNNLMGDHIFCYYFKLFQEYASLQVSEPKIRDGMEKVQQPDDDLFPCTCHRKKTKDEL is encoded by the exons aTGGACCAAGCCGGCTTTGCCGAGCTTCTTTCCACTGAGGTGGTCTCGGGGGCTGAGGGGCTTTGGGCCAACGGCCGCCAACGGCCATGGCTGAGGGGACTACATCTCCCAGCAGCGCTGCGCCCGCGGGAAGTGCGGCACCGCCCGCCCCTCGGGCAGCCGCCGGtgcccgctccgctccgctcaCCCCGGTCGCTGCGGGGATGGCGCGGTGAGGGGCCGAGGAAGGTCTCGGCGGCTCTGTCCCGGTCGCGGCTGAGCCGCCGCCGCCTTGCCGGGCGGTCCCTCCGGCGGCTGCCCGGCGGTGTCCCCCCGCGGGGGGAGGCGCCGTCAATGCGTAGCCTGTGGCTGCTCGGCTTCGCGCTGGGGGTcgccgcggcgggcggcgcggcgggcggcgggggccgggtGAGCGCGGAGCGCAGCGCCGTGTGGGGGCccgggctgcgggcggccgcCGTCCTGCCCGCCCGCTACTTCTACGTGCAGGCCCTGGACGCGCAGGGCCGCAG GTTCACTTCATCACCGGGTGAAAACACATTCCAGGTGAAGATCACTGCTCCTGATGAACAGTTCACTCGGGTTGGTGTGCAAGTATTGGACAGGAAAGATGGTTCCTTCATTGTGAGATACAGGATGTATGCAAGCTACAAAAGTCTGAAGATAGAAGTCAAAACCAGAGATAAACATGTTGCAAAGTctccatatattttaaaag GACCGGTTTACCATGAAAACTGTGACTGCCCTCAGGAGGAGAGGAGCGCATGGCTGGAAGAGATGAACTGCCCTCAGGTCATTCCACAGATTCAAAGAGACCTAGCAAATTTTCCCATTGTTGATCCAGATAAGATTGCAAAAGAAATCCCACAGAGGTTTGGACAAAGACAGAGTTTGTGTCATTACACCATCAAAGATAACGAG GTTTATATAAAGACGTATGGGGAACACGTTGGCTTCAGAATTTTCATGGACGCTATACTTCTTTCTTTGACAAGAAAA GTGAAAATGCCAGATGTAGAATTCTTTGTTAACTTGGGGGACTGgcctctggaaaaaaagaaacctccaCAGAACCTGCACCCTATCTTCTCATGGTGTGGGTCCAGTGAGTCAAAAGACATCGTCATGCCAACATATGACTTAACAGACTCGGTTCTGGAGACTATGGGACG ggTTAGTCTGGATATGATGTCAGTTCAAGCAAATACTGGCCCATCATGGGAAGACAAGAATACCACGGCGTTCTGGAGAGGACGTGACAGCCGCAAAGAGAGGCTTGAACTTGTAAAGCTCAGTAGAAAATATCCAGAGATCATAGATGCTGctttcacaaacttttttttttttaaacatgatgaAAGCCTCTATGGCCCCATTGTTaagcacatttcattttttgatttttttaag tatAAATATCAAATTAACATTGATGGCACAGTGGCAGCATATAGATTGCCTTATCTACTAGCAGGAAACAGCGTCGTGCTAAAGCAAGACTCCATCTACTATGAGCATTTTTATAATGAGCTGCAGCCGTGGAAACACTATATTCCATTTAAAAGTGACCTGAGCGATCTACTAGAAAAACTACAGTGGGCCAAAGAGCACGATGAAGAG gccaaaaatattgcaaaatctGGACAAGAATTTGCAAGAAACAATCTCATGGGAGATCACATTTTTTGTTACTACTTCAAACTTTTCCAG gaatATGCCAGTTTGCAAGTGAGCGAGCCAAAAATCAGAGATGGCATGGAGAAAGTGCAGCAGCCTGATGATGACCTCTTTCCGTGTACTTGCCACAGAAAAAAG ACCAAAGATGAACtttga
- the POGLUT2 gene encoding protein O-glucosyltransferase 2 isoform X2 codes for MDQAGFAELLSTEVVSGAEGLWANGRQRPWLRGLHLPAALRPREVRHRPPLGQPPVPAPLRSPRSLRGWRGEGPRKVSAALSRSRLSRRRLAGRSLRRLPGGVPPRGEAPSMRSLWLLGFALGVAAAGGAAGGGGRVSAERSAVWGPGLRAAAVLPARYFYVQALDAQGRRFTSSPGENTFQVKITAPDEQFTRVGVQVLDRKDGSFIVRYRMYASYKSLKIEVKTRDKHVAKSPYILKGPVYHENCDCPQEERSAWLEEMNCPQVIPQIQRDLANFPIVDPDKIAKEIPQRFGQRQSLCHYTIKDNEVYIKTYGEHVGFRIFMDAILLSLTRKVKMPDVEFFVNLGDWPLEKKKPPQNLHPIFSWCGSSESKDIVMPTYDLTDSVLETMGRVSLDMMSVQANTGPSWEDKNTTAFWRGRDSRKERLELVKLSRKYPEIIDAAFTNFFFFKHDESLYGPIVKHISFFDFFKYKYQINIDGTVAAYRLPYLLAGNSVVLKQDSIYYEHFYNELQPWKHYIPFKSDLSDLLEKLQWAKEHDEEEYASLQVSEPKIRDGMEKVQQPDDDLFPCTCHRKKTKDEL; via the exons aTGGACCAAGCCGGCTTTGCCGAGCTTCTTTCCACTGAGGTGGTCTCGGGGGCTGAGGGGCTTTGGGCCAACGGCCGCCAACGGCCATGGCTGAGGGGACTACATCTCCCAGCAGCGCTGCGCCCGCGGGAAGTGCGGCACCGCCCGCCCCTCGGGCAGCCGCCGGtgcccgctccgctccgctcaCCCCGGTCGCTGCGGGGATGGCGCGGTGAGGGGCCGAGGAAGGTCTCGGCGGCTCTGTCCCGGTCGCGGCTGAGCCGCCGCCGCCTTGCCGGGCGGTCCCTCCGGCGGCTGCCCGGCGGTGTCCCCCCGCGGGGGGAGGCGCCGTCAATGCGTAGCCTGTGGCTGCTCGGCTTCGCGCTGGGGGTcgccgcggcgggcggcgcggcgggcggcgggggccgggtGAGCGCGGAGCGCAGCGCCGTGTGGGGGCccgggctgcgggcggccgcCGTCCTGCCCGCCCGCTACTTCTACGTGCAGGCCCTGGACGCGCAGGGCCGCAG GTTCACTTCATCACCGGGTGAAAACACATTCCAGGTGAAGATCACTGCTCCTGATGAACAGTTCACTCGGGTTGGTGTGCAAGTATTGGACAGGAAAGATGGTTCCTTCATTGTGAGATACAGGATGTATGCAAGCTACAAAAGTCTGAAGATAGAAGTCAAAACCAGAGATAAACATGTTGCAAAGTctccatatattttaaaag GACCGGTTTACCATGAAAACTGTGACTGCCCTCAGGAGGAGAGGAGCGCATGGCTGGAAGAGATGAACTGCCCTCAGGTCATTCCACAGATTCAAAGAGACCTAGCAAATTTTCCCATTGTTGATCCAGATAAGATTGCAAAAGAAATCCCACAGAGGTTTGGACAAAGACAGAGTTTGTGTCATTACACCATCAAAGATAACGAG GTTTATATAAAGACGTATGGGGAACACGTTGGCTTCAGAATTTTCATGGACGCTATACTTCTTTCTTTGACAAGAAAA GTGAAAATGCCAGATGTAGAATTCTTTGTTAACTTGGGGGACTGgcctctggaaaaaaagaaacctccaCAGAACCTGCACCCTATCTTCTCATGGTGTGGGTCCAGTGAGTCAAAAGACATCGTCATGCCAACATATGACTTAACAGACTCGGTTCTGGAGACTATGGGACG ggTTAGTCTGGATATGATGTCAGTTCAAGCAAATACTGGCCCATCATGGGAAGACAAGAATACCACGGCGTTCTGGAGAGGACGTGACAGCCGCAAAGAGAGGCTTGAACTTGTAAAGCTCAGTAGAAAATATCCAGAGATCATAGATGCTGctttcacaaacttttttttttttaaacatgatgaAAGCCTCTATGGCCCCATTGTTaagcacatttcattttttgatttttttaag tatAAATATCAAATTAACATTGATGGCACAGTGGCAGCATATAGATTGCCTTATCTACTAGCAGGAAACAGCGTCGTGCTAAAGCAAGACTCCATCTACTATGAGCATTTTTATAATGAGCTGCAGCCGTGGAAACACTATATTCCATTTAAAAGTGACCTGAGCGATCTACTAGAAAAACTACAGTGGGCCAAAGAGCACGATGAAGAG gaatATGCCAGTTTGCAAGTGAGCGAGCCAAAAATCAGAGATGGCATGGAGAAAGTGCAGCAGCCTGATGATGACCTCTTTCCGTGTACTTGCCACAGAAAAAAG ACCAAAGATGAACtttga